The proteins below are encoded in one region of Triticum aestivum cultivar Chinese Spring chromosome 1B, IWGSC CS RefSeq v2.1, whole genome shotgun sequence:
- the LOC123082461 gene encoding uncharacterized protein produces MAPTLQDVSYLLGLPLAGAAIGPLEAESGWQAAMQTRFLAAVATARAIDNDPHGPLFRWLSQFQIVSLGHPDVQLSEAQIDRSLEAYILWLFGKTMFTENHVTTVDARLIGIAREIADARCPADILQRSFGSAVLAATYRGLCKACLLKSRKSSLVGCPLLLQLWSYERFPIGRPYVYIDKPFGLEDLAGTYVPAIGDLPTMGSVWTRREFAHTQVRGCYPSFMAQFDSLHEDQVIWEPYSPQAISSRYPVGISGLCTRDRHFWMTKAKLVFDVTVEEMSLHRVMRQFGLYQEPAIPDIPHLPDHVHKDSRLGGNKSMTYWLESITPYVDEWTTAATNIWGEVRPFNWEMFGLYLQRYRHTTRIYLVPSAATDQIEAPLTSDMYPTASVVGTRHHAGDLTVQAREEVSALMRRFQRGETIPPREGVSWLRRLDDKLRGIYAAVTCRRTSDVALPPPAHRPPRPSVQHSEPRPSVHRSEPRPSVHRAEPHPSQPGRSSWHEPPPSQPGRSSWHEPPPSQPGRSSWHEPPPSQPGSSSWHEPPPSQPGSSSWHEPPPSQPGSSSWHEPPPSQLGSAYWHQQMNLGGNQSQPFMHSEQSPILSGGASYFEGDREDDDQATNIYGFSQTVFHTPPPPPTQETQTVTDEVNYGRGYREPRPPPQRLSPSGPRPRKTQTRRRPPQ; encoded by the exons ATGGCGCCTACTTTACAGGATGTGTCTTACTTGTTGGGATTACCTCTGGCCGGTGCTGCCATAGGTCCCTTAGAGGCAGAATCTGGGTGGCAAGCAGCGATGCAGACCCGTTTTTTGGCTGCAGTCGCGACTGCTAGGGCTATAGACAACGATCCTCATGGACCTCTTTTTAGATGGTTGAGCCAGTTTCAG ATTGTCTCGTTAGGACATCCCGACGTTCAGTTGTCGGAGGCTCAGATTGACCGGTCCCTAGAGGCATATATTCTTTGGCTATTCGGCAAGACAATGTTTACGGAGAACCACGTGACCACTGTCGATGCACGACTCATCGGTATTGCACGAGAGATAGCTGACGCACGTTGCCCTGCGGATATTCTACAGAGGAGTTTTGGTTCTGCTGTGTTGGCGGCTACGTACAGAGGCCTGTGCAAAGCTTGCTTGTTGAAGTCTAGAAAATCTAGTCTTGTTGGATGTCCATTATTGTTGCAGCTTTGGTCATACGAGAGGTTCCCTATTGGACGACCCTATGTCTACATTGATAAACCTTTTGGTTTGGAGGACTTAGCTGGGACTTATGTGCCTGCTATCGGCGACTTACCTACTATGGGATCTGTTTGGACACGGCGAGAG TTTGCGCATACTCAGGTTAGGGGATGCTACCCGTCCTTCATGGCGCAGTTTGATAGTTTGCACGAGGATCAAGTTATTTGGGAGCCATACTCGCCTCAGGCTATATCATCGAGGTACCCAGTTGGGATTTCTGGATTGTGCACTAGAGATCGGCACTTttggatgaccaaggccaagttggTGTTCGACGTGACGGTTGAGGAGATGTCTCTTCATAGGGTGATGAGACAGTTCGGTCTATATCAAGAGCCTGCGATTCCAGATATTCCACACTTGCCAGACCACGTGCACAA GGACAGTCGCCTAGGAGGAAACAAGTCCATGACTTATTGGCTTGAGAGCATTACCCCTTACGTTGACGAATGGACTACCGCTGCGACAAATATCTGGGGTGAGGTTCGGCCCTTTAACTGGGAAATGTTTGGGTTGTATCTGCAGCGTTACCGGCATACAACGAGGATCTACTTGGTTCCATCAGCTGCTACTGATCAGATCGAAGCCCCTCTCACCAGCGATATGTACCCAACTGCCTCTGTTGTGGGAACCAGACACCACGCG GGTGACTTGACAGTACAGGCGCGAGAGGAGGTTTCCGCTTTAATGCGGCGCTTTCAGAGGGGAGAAACTATCCCACCGCGAGAGGGCGTCTCATGGTTGAGGCGTCTTGATGACAAGCTACGCGGGATTTACGCAGCTGTTACGTGTAGACGGACTTCGGATGTTGCACTTCCTCCTCCAGCACATCGTCCGCCACGTCCCTCTGTACAACattcagaaccacgaccctctgtgcaccgttcagaaccacgaccctctgtgcaccgtgcagaacctcatccttcacagccagggagatcttcctggcatgagccacctccttcacagccagggagatcttcctggcatgagccacctccttcacagccagggagatcttcctggcatgagccacctccttcacagccagggagctcttcctggcatgagccacctccttcacagccagggagctcttcctggcatgagccacctccttcacagccagggagctcttcctggcatgagccacctccttcacagctagGGAGCGCTTACTGGCATCAGCAGATGAATCTAG GCGGCAACCAGTCGCAACCGTTCATGCATTCAGAGCAGTCACCGATCCTTAGTGGTGGTGCTTCGTACTTTGAGGGCGACCGCGAGGATGATGACCAAGCTACAAACATTTATGGCTTCTCgcagacagtgtttcacactccaccaccaccaccgacgcaGGAGACACAGACCGTGACAGACGAGGTTAACTATGGTCGTGGTTATCGCGAGCCTCGTCCACCGCCTCAGCGCTTATCGCCTTCGGGTCCTCGCCCGAGGAAGACCCAGACTCGTCGTCGTCCCCCGCAGTGA